The following coding sequences lie in one Monomorium pharaonis isolate MP-MQ-018 chromosome 1, ASM1337386v2, whole genome shotgun sequence genomic window:
- the LOC118644132 gene encoding odorant receptor 2a-like isoform X1 — protein sequence MSQRINSYYGRRPIEYRASVDNCIMLWNDDITYAMTPFKLLTLPLGVWPLQKYNTFSLFRSIASGISMTVMTIILFLEINFGSGDAYVKLDALMLMSCTVLCALKVLSFRLYADNMIRNFSSAVKDYLAIDNERTRTIMRRHAFMGRMICYSIIFSTYAASVIFFLLPIIADDGEDIQINVTIKNQGAELPVPITFLGDLHIPTILYFTINTMQLFMLIFIGTGNCGSDSLFLGITVHLCGQMELLKVEFFKYGMKSGNLNKDFSVLASRHSYLIEHAKFLTEVISSVLLVQVFSSCLIISLIGFQLIIALKAHDAVMIIKSITVLSSLLLQLFLYSFVGDYLKCQMEEIADSIYGCKWHSLQTKLMRNVVFVTMRSQRPVQLFAGKFLIVNLKTYMTILKSSLSYLSVLRVMMDA from the exons ATGTCACAGAGGATCAATTCGTATTATGGACGAAGACCAATTGAGTATCGTGCAAGCGTGGACAATTGCATAATGTTATGGAACGACGATATCACATATGCCATGACTCCCTTCAAACTCTTGACTCTGCCATTAGGCGTTTGGcctttgcaaaaatataacacattttctttattccgATCTATTGCGAGCGGTATAAGTATG ACCGTCATGACGATCATATTGTTCCTCGAAATCAATTTTGGTAGCGGCGATGCTTATGTGAAACTCGATGCTCTTATGCTTATGTCCTGCACTGTTCTTTGTGCACTAAAGGTATTGTCATTCCGCTTATATGCCGACAATATGATTCGCAATTTCTCTTCTGCCGTGAAAGATTACCTCGCGATCGACAACGAGAGGACGCGCACCATCATGCGACGGCACGCATTCATGGGAAGAATGATTTGCTATAGTATTATATTCAGTACTTATGCCGcgtcagtaattttttttctgctaCCTATAATAGCAGATGACGGTGAGGATATCcaaattaatgtaacaatCAAGAATCAAGGCGCGGAATTACCTGTGCCCATAACATTTCTAGGGGACCTCCACATTCCTACGATTTTGTACTTCACGATCAATACGATGCAATTATTCATGTTGATATTTATTGGTACTGGCAATTGTG GCAGTGATTCACTTTTTCTTGGTATCACTGTCCATCTATGCGGTCAAATGGAACTTCTAAAAGttgagttttttaaatatggcATGAAAAGCGGAAACTTAAATAAGGATTTTTCAGTATTGGCATCAAGACACTCTTATCTAATAGAGCATGCAAAATTTCTAACAGAAGTAATAAGTTCCGTTTTGCTTGTGCAAGTTTTTAGCAGTTGtcttattattagtttaatag gtTTCCAACTTATCATAGCATTGAAAGCGCATGACGCagtaatgattattaaatccATAACAGTGTTGAGCAGTttgttattacaattattcttATACAGTTTTGTGGGCGATTATCTGAAGTGTCAAATGGAAGAAATCGCGGATTCGATTTACGGCTGCAAATGGCATTCATTACAAACAAAATTGATGAGGAATGTTGTGTTCGTCACCATGCGGTCGCAACGACCAGTTCAGTTGTTTGCTGGCAAATTTCTTATTGTAAATCTCAAAACATATAtgacaatattaaaaagttcgCTCTCGTATTTGTCTGTCCTACGAGTGATGATGGATGCGTAG
- the LOC118645475 gene encoding odorant receptor 49b-like isoform X2 produces MSWNDDIAYAMTPYKVFTLPLGVWPLQKYNMFSLFRSIVCGISLIAMIIMLFLEINFGSSDAYVKLDDFMLMNYAIICILKILSFRLYADNMIRNFSSAVKDYLAIDNEGTRIIMRRHAFMGRIICFNIVFCTYLTSAFFFLLPIIAGEGEDIQINVTIKNQGAELPVPITFLGDIHIPTILYFVISTMQLFMLMFIGTSNCGNDSLFLGIVLHICGQIEVLKVELFKYGTKSKNLSKDFSVLVARHCYLIEHAELLTELISFILIVQLLSNCLIISLIGFQFILALKANDAVMIIKTIAMLFTMLLQLFFYSFVGDYLKCQMEDVADSIYSCKWYSLQTNLMKNVVFVIMRSQQPVQLLAGNFFVVNLKTFMTILKSSLSYLSVLRVMMDT; encoded by the exons atgtcatggAACGACGATATCGCATATGCTATGACCCCCTACAAAGTCTTTACTCTGCCATTAGGCGTTTGGcctttgcaaaaatataatatgttttctttattcCGATCTATCGTGTGCGGCATCAGTTTG ATCGCCATGATAATCATGTTGTTCCTCGAAATCAATTTCGGTAGCAGCGATGCTTACGTAAAACTCGATGATTTTATGCTTATGAACTACGCTATTATTTGTATACTAAAGATATTGTCATTCCGCTTATATGCCGACAATATGATTCGCAATTTCTCTTCTGCCGTGAAAGATTACCTCGCGATCGATAACGAGGGGACGCGCATCATCATGCGACGGCACGCATTCATGGGAAGAATAATTTGCTTCAATATCGTATTTTGTACTTATTTGACGtcagcatttttttttctgctacCTATAATAGCAGGCGAGGGTGAGGATATCcaaattaatgtaacaatCAAGAATCAAGGCGCGGAATTACCTGTGCCCATAACATTTTTAGGGGACATCCACATTCCTACGATTTTGTACTTCGTGATCAGTACGATGCAATTATTCATGTTGATGTTTATTGGTACTAGCAATTGTG GCAATGATTCACTTTTCCTTGGTATCGTTCTCCATATTTGCGGCCAAATAGAAGTTCTAAAAGTTGAGCTTTTTAAATATGGCACGAAAAGCAAAAACTTAAGTAAGGATTTTTCAGTATTGGTAGCAAGACACTGTTATCTAATAGAGCATGCGGAATTACTAACAGAACTAATAAGTTTCATTTTGATCGTGCAGCTGTTATCCAATTGtcttattattagtttaatcG gtTTCCAATTTATCTTAGCATTGAAGGCGAATGATGCagtaatgattattaaaaccATAGCAATGTTGTTCACTATgttattgcaattattcttttatagttTTGTGGGCGATTATCTAAAGTGTCAAATGGAAGATGTCGCAGATTCGATTTACAGCTGCAAATGGTATTCCTTACAAACAAACTTGATGAAGAATGTTGTGTTCGTCATCATGCGGTCGCAACAACCAGTTCAGTTGCTTGCtggcaatttttttgttgtaaatcTCAAAACATTTAtgacaatattaaaaagttcgCTCTCATATTTGTCTGTCCTACGAGTGATGATGGACACGTAG
- the LOC105830900 gene encoding odorant receptor 49b, with amino-acid sequence MTIMLFLEVNFADEGEDIQINVTIKNQGAELPVPITFLGDLHIPTILYFMISTMQLFMLMFIGTSNCGNDSLFLGIILHICGQIEVLKVELFKYGMKSKNLSEDFSVLASRHCYLIEHAELLTEVISFILLVQLLSNCLIISLIGFQLILALKANDAVMIIKTITVLGSLLLQLFFYSFVGDYLKCQMEDVAESIYSCKWYSLQTKLMRNVVFVIMRSQQPVQLFAGKFLVVNLKTFMTILKSSLSYLSVLRVMVDT; translated from the exons ATGACGATCATGTTGTTCCTCGAAGTCAATTTCG CAGACGAGGGTGAGGATATCcaaattaatgtaacaatCAAGAATCAAGGCGCAGAATTACCTGTGCCCATAACATTTTTAGGGGACCTCCACATTCCTACGATTTTGTACTTCATGATCAGTACAATGCAATTATTCATGTTGATGTTTATTGGTACTAGCAATTGTG GCAATGATTCACTTTTCCTCGGTATCATTCTCCATATTTGCGGCCAAATAGAAGTTCTAAAAGTTGAGCTTTTTAAATATGGCATGAAAAGCAAAAACTTAAGTGAGGatttttcagtactggcatcAAGACACTGTTATCTAATAGAGCATGCGGAATTACTAACAGAAGTAATAAGTTTCATTTTGCTCGTGCAACTGTTATCCAATTGtcttattattagtttaatcG gtTTCCAACTTATCTTAGCATTGAAGGCGAATGACGCagtaatgattattaaaaccATAACAGTGTTGGGCAGTttgttattacaattattcttttatagttTCGTCGGCGATTATCTAAAGTGTCAAATGGAAGATGTCGCGGAATCGATTTACAGCTGCAAATGGTATTCcttacaaacaaaattaatgagaAATGTTGTGTTCGTCATCATGCGGTCGCAACAACCAGTTCAGTTGTTTGCTGGCAAATTTCTTGTTGTAAATCTCAAAACATTTAtgacaatattaaaaagttcgCTCTCGTATTTGTCTGTCCTACGAGTAATGGTGGACACGTAG
- the LOC118645475 gene encoding uncharacterized protein LOC118645475 isoform X3 yields the protein MSWNDDIAYAMTPYKVFTLPLGVWPLQKYNMFSLFRSIVCGISLVRSQFSYYTFQHNFSATCIFNICDESNEIAMIIMLFLEINFGSSDAYVKLDDFMLMNYAIICILKILSFRLYADNMIRNFSSAVKDYLAIDNEGTRIIMRRHAFMGRIICFNIVFCTYLTSAFFFLLPIIAGEGEDIQINVTIKNQGAELPVPITFLGDIHIPTILYFVISTMQLFMLMFIGTSNCGNDSLFLGIVLHICGQIEVLKVELFKYGTKSKNLSFQFILALKANDAVMIIKTIAMLFTMLLQLFFYSFVGDYLKCQMEDVADSIYSCKWYSLQTNLMKNVVFVIMRSQQPVQLLAGNFFVVNLKTFMTILKSSLSYLSVLRVMMDT from the exons atgtcatggAACGACGATATCGCATATGCTATGACCCCCTACAAAGTCTTTACTCTGCCATTAGGCGTTTGGcctttgcaaaaatataatatgttttctttattcCGATCTATCGTGTGCGGCATCAGTTTGGTACGTTCTCAATTTTCATATTACACATTTCAACATAACTTCTCTGCCACTTGCATTTTCAACATATGTGACGAATCAAATGAG ATCGCCATGATAATCATGTTGTTCCTCGAAATCAATTTCGGTAGCAGCGATGCTTACGTAAAACTCGATGATTTTATGCTTATGAACTACGCTATTATTTGTATACTAAAGATATTGTCATTCCGCTTATATGCCGACAATATGATTCGCAATTTCTCTTCTGCCGTGAAAGATTACCTCGCGATCGATAACGAGGGGACGCGCATCATCATGCGACGGCACGCATTCATGGGAAGAATAATTTGCTTCAATATCGTATTTTGTACTTATTTGACGtcagcatttttttttctgctacCTATAATAGCAGGCGAGGGTGAGGATATCcaaattaatgtaacaatCAAGAATCAAGGCGCGGAATTACCTGTGCCCATAACATTTTTAGGGGACATCCACATTCCTACGATTTTGTACTTCGTGATCAGTACGATGCAATTATTCATGTTGATGTTTATTGGTACTAGCAATTGTG GCAATGATTCACTTTTCCTTGGTATCGTTCTCCATATTTGCGGCCAAATAGAAGTTCTAAAAGTTGAGCTTTTTAAATATGGCACGAAAAGCAAAAACTTAA gtTTCCAATTTATCTTAGCATTGAAGGCGAATGATGCagtaatgattattaaaaccATAGCAATGTTGTTCACTATgttattgcaattattcttttatagttTTGTGGGCGATTATCTAAAGTGTCAAATGGAAGATGTCGCAGATTCGATTTACAGCTGCAAATGGTATTCCTTACAAACAAACTTGATGAAGAATGTTGTGTTCGTCATCATGCGGTCGCAACAACCAGTTCAGTTGCTTGCtggcaatttttttgttgtaaatcTCAAAACATTTAtgacaatattaaaaagttcgCTCTCATATTTGTCTGTCCTACGAGTGATGATGGACACGTAG
- the LOC118646596 gene encoding uncharacterized protein LOC118646596: MSQRINSYYGRRPIEYRASVDNCIMLWNDDITYAMTPFKLLTLPLGVWPLQKYNTFSLFRSIVSGISMTVMTIILFLEINFGSGDAYVKLDALMLMFCTVLCTLKVLSFRLYADNMIRNFSSAVKDYLAIDNERTRTIMRRHAFMGRMICYSIIFSTYAASVIFFLLPIIADDGEDIQINVTIKNQGAKLPVPITFLGDIHIPTILYFMISTMQLFMLIFIGTGNCGNKLII; the protein is encoded by the exons ATGTCACAGAGGATCAATTCGTATTATGGACGAAGACCAATTGAGTATCGTGCAAGCGTGGACAATTGCATAATGTTATGGAACGACGATATCACATATGCTATGACTCCCTTCAAACTCTTGACTCTGCCATTAGGCGTTTGGcctttgcaaaaatataacacattttctttattccgATCTATTGTGAGCGGTATAAGTATG ACCGTTATGACGATCATATTGTTCCTCGAAATCAATTTTGGTAGCGGCGATGCTTATGTGAAACTCGATGCTCTTATGCTTATGTTCTGCACTGTTCTTTGTACACTAAAGGTATTGTCATTCCGCTTATATGCCGACAATATGATTCGCAATTTCTCTTCTGCCGTGAAAGATTACCTCGCGATCGACAACGAGAGGACGCGCACCATCATGCGACGGCACGCATTCATGGGAAGAATGATTTGCTacagtattatatttagtacTTATGCCGcgtcagtaattttttttctgctaCCTATAATAGCAGACGACGGTGAGGATATCcaaattaatgtaacaatCAAGAATCAAGGAGCGAAATTACCTGTGCCCATAACATTTTTAGGGGACATCCACATTCCTACGATTTTGTACTTCATGATCAGTACGATGCAATTATTCATGTTGATATTTATTGGAACTGGCAATTGTGGtaataaactaattatttaa
- the LOC118644132 gene encoding uncharacterized protein LOC118644132 isoform X2 — protein MSQRINSYYGRRPIEYRASVDNCIMLWNDDITYAMTPFKLLTLPLGVWPLQKYNTFSLFRSIASGISMTVMTIILFLEINFGSGDAYVKLDALMLMSCTVLCALKVLSFRLYADNMIRNFSSAVKDYLAIDNERTRTIMRRHAFMGRMICYSIIFSTYAASVIFFLLPIIADDGEDIQINVTIKNQGAELPVPITFLGDLHIPTILYFTINTMQLFMLIFIGTGNCGFQLIIALKAHDAVMIIKSITVLSSLLLQLFLYSFVGDYLKCQMEEIADSIYGCKWHSLQTKLMRNVVFVTMRSQRPVQLFAGKFLIVNLKTYMTILKSSLSYLSVLRVMMDA, from the exons ATGTCACAGAGGATCAATTCGTATTATGGACGAAGACCAATTGAGTATCGTGCAAGCGTGGACAATTGCATAATGTTATGGAACGACGATATCACATATGCCATGACTCCCTTCAAACTCTTGACTCTGCCATTAGGCGTTTGGcctttgcaaaaatataacacattttctttattccgATCTATTGCGAGCGGTATAAGTATG ACCGTCATGACGATCATATTGTTCCTCGAAATCAATTTTGGTAGCGGCGATGCTTATGTGAAACTCGATGCTCTTATGCTTATGTCCTGCACTGTTCTTTGTGCACTAAAGGTATTGTCATTCCGCTTATATGCCGACAATATGATTCGCAATTTCTCTTCTGCCGTGAAAGATTACCTCGCGATCGACAACGAGAGGACGCGCACCATCATGCGACGGCACGCATTCATGGGAAGAATGATTTGCTATAGTATTATATTCAGTACTTATGCCGcgtcagtaattttttttctgctaCCTATAATAGCAGATGACGGTGAGGATATCcaaattaatgtaacaatCAAGAATCAAGGCGCGGAATTACCTGTGCCCATAACATTTCTAGGGGACCTCCACATTCCTACGATTTTGTACTTCACGATCAATACGATGCAATTATTCATGTTGATATTTATTGGTACTGGCAATTGTG gtTTCCAACTTATCATAGCATTGAAAGCGCATGACGCagtaatgattattaaatccATAACAGTGTTGAGCAGTttgttattacaattattcttATACAGTTTTGTGGGCGATTATCTGAAGTGTCAAATGGAAGAAATCGCGGATTCGATTTACGGCTGCAAATGGCATTCATTACAAACAAAATTGATGAGGAATGTTGTGTTCGTCACCATGCGGTCGCAACGACCAGTTCAGTTGTTTGCTGGCAAATTTCTTATTGTAAATCTCAAAACATATAtgacaatattaaaaagttcgCTCTCGTATTTGTCTGTCCTACGAGTGATGATGGATGCGTAG
- the LOC118645475 gene encoding odorant receptor 49b-like isoform X1, producing MSWNDDIAYAMTPYKVFTLPLGVWPLQKYNMFSLFRSIVCGISLVRSQFSYYTFQHNFSATCIFNICDESNEIAMIIMLFLEINFGSSDAYVKLDDFMLMNYAIICILKILSFRLYADNMIRNFSSAVKDYLAIDNEGTRIIMRRHAFMGRIICFNIVFCTYLTSAFFFLLPIIAGEGEDIQINVTIKNQGAELPVPITFLGDIHIPTILYFVISTMQLFMLMFIGTSNCGNDSLFLGIVLHICGQIEVLKVELFKYGTKSKNLSKDFSVLVARHCYLIEHAELLTELISFILIVQLLSNCLIISLIGFQFILALKANDAVMIIKTIAMLFTMLLQLFFYSFVGDYLKCQMEDVADSIYSCKWYSLQTNLMKNVVFVIMRSQQPVQLLAGNFFVVNLKTFMTILKSSLSYLSVLRVMMDT from the exons atgtcatggAACGACGATATCGCATATGCTATGACCCCCTACAAAGTCTTTACTCTGCCATTAGGCGTTTGGcctttgcaaaaatataatatgttttctttattcCGATCTATCGTGTGCGGCATCAGTTTGGTACGTTCTCAATTTTCATATTACACATTTCAACATAACTTCTCTGCCACTTGCATTTTCAACATATGTGACGAATCAAATGAG ATCGCCATGATAATCATGTTGTTCCTCGAAATCAATTTCGGTAGCAGCGATGCTTACGTAAAACTCGATGATTTTATGCTTATGAACTACGCTATTATTTGTATACTAAAGATATTGTCATTCCGCTTATATGCCGACAATATGATTCGCAATTTCTCTTCTGCCGTGAAAGATTACCTCGCGATCGATAACGAGGGGACGCGCATCATCATGCGACGGCACGCATTCATGGGAAGAATAATTTGCTTCAATATCGTATTTTGTACTTATTTGACGtcagcatttttttttctgctacCTATAATAGCAGGCGAGGGTGAGGATATCcaaattaatgtaacaatCAAGAATCAAGGCGCGGAATTACCTGTGCCCATAACATTTTTAGGGGACATCCACATTCCTACGATTTTGTACTTCGTGATCAGTACGATGCAATTATTCATGTTGATGTTTATTGGTACTAGCAATTGTG GCAATGATTCACTTTTCCTTGGTATCGTTCTCCATATTTGCGGCCAAATAGAAGTTCTAAAAGTTGAGCTTTTTAAATATGGCACGAAAAGCAAAAACTTAAGTAAGGATTTTTCAGTATTGGTAGCAAGACACTGTTATCTAATAGAGCATGCGGAATTACTAACAGAACTAATAAGTTTCATTTTGATCGTGCAGCTGTTATCCAATTGtcttattattagtttaatcG gtTTCCAATTTATCTTAGCATTGAAGGCGAATGATGCagtaatgattattaaaaccATAGCAATGTTGTTCACTATgttattgcaattattcttttatagttTTGTGGGCGATTATCTAAAGTGTCAAATGGAAGATGTCGCAGATTCGATTTACAGCTGCAAATGGTATTCCTTACAAACAAACTTGATGAAGAATGTTGTGTTCGTCATCATGCGGTCGCAACAACCAGTTCAGTTGCTTGCtggcaatttttttgttgtaaatcTCAAAACATTTAtgacaatattaaaaagttcgCTCTCATATTTGTCTGTCCTACGAGTGATGATGGACACGTAG